GCACGGGCCGGCAGGAGTCCGGGCAGGACTTCGGCGGGGCCGGTCCATGCGATCTCGTGTCCTCGCGCGGTGAGTTCGGCGGCTACGGCGACCGTGGGGTTGACGTGTCCGGCCAGTGGCGGGACGACAAACAGCACTTTCATACCGTCACCGCCTCGGGCTGCCGCCGAACGGCCTCTGCCAGCCGGTCCAGTACGGCCCGCTGCAACTCGGCGGTACCGCCCTGAAGTACGTCGTGGCCCAGGCCCGGCACGACTCGGACGGTGCAGTCGGGCGCGTGGCGGGCCAACTCCCGGGCACCGGCGGCGAGTTCTGAGTGCTCTCCGCAGACGGCGAGCACCGGGCAGCGCACCCGGGCGAAGTCCCGGGCGGCGAATGGCCGCCCCGCCGCGATGTCGTCGATCAGGGTGGTGCGGTTGAGAAGTTCGTCGGCCGTGGCAGTCAGCCGGGCGGCCTTGCGCGCTCCGAGCGAGGCGAGTTCCCGCGGTACCTGGCTGCCTTCGAGGTCGAGGGCGGCGACGGACAGTGTGTCGAGCATGTTCTCGATCCAGGGACCGCTCAGCGGGGCCTCGATCAGGATGAGTCCGGCGACGAGATCGGGGCGCGCGAGTGCGGTGTGCAGTGCGAGGGTTCCGCCGAAGCTGTTGCCGACGAGATGGACGGGGTGCTCGTCGAGACCGAGGGCCCCGAGCAGGGCGGTCAGGTCACGCACAGCGGTGGCGGTGTCGTATCCGCTGGCGGGACGCTCGGTGCGGCCGTGGCCGCGCAGGTCGTACAGGACGACATCGTGACCGGCCCGGGCGGCCGGGACGGCGAGCGTGCAGTAGAAGCTGGAGAGGTTGTCGACGACCAGGCCGTGGAGGAAGACGACCCTTGCTCCCGCCTCACCTCCCGTGTCCGCCCTGGGCAGCCGCTGGACGTGGAAGCGGAGGGAGTTGGCGATGATCTCGGCCATGGCGCTCAGCCGGCCGGGGCCGGAGCAGGAGCCCCGGCGACAGTCGGAGCGGCGGCCGTGGCGCAGGCCGGGGCGGGTGTCCCGGCGATGTGTGAGACGAGGTCGCCGACCGTCATCGCCAGGATCTCCTCCATGTCCTTCTCGGCCAGGAAGGCGATCAGGTCCACGGCTGCCCCGTAGCGCTGGTGGAGCAGTTCGGCGAGGGCGACGAACTCGATGCTCTCCAGCGCCAGGTCCTCGTTGAAGGTGGTGTCCGGCGTGACCTCGTCGGCGAGGAGGAACTCGTCGCCGACGGTCTCGACGAGCATGGCGGTGATCTCGGCGAGTATCTGTTCGGCGATGGGGTCGGATGTCATGGCCGGCCTCCGGCGGGGTCGGGGGTGGGGGGTAGGGTCCGGGCGACAACATGGGTTGCGGGGCAGCTGTCCTGGCCGGGCAGATCATCGACGGTGCTGATCCGTACGGCGTGGCTGCGGTCCTCGGGAGAGAGCACCCGCAGCCCGCTGGGTCCGTCGGTGACGGTCCACTGCCGCAGGCGGCCGCCCAGGCCGGTGCCCTCGGCCTTGGCCGCGGCCTCCTTGGCGCACCACAGCGCGGTGAGCGCCTGCGCCCGGCCGCACCCTTCCCGTGCGGCGAACTGCGCGGCGAGTTCCCGCTCGTCGGGGGTGAGCGCGATGCGGCTCAGTGCCTCCGGGTCATCGGTGACGGTCTCGATGTCGATCCCTACGGCTTGCGAGGGATGGGCGTACGCGACCGCCAGCCGGTCCTTGTGCGCGAGTGAGAGTTGCAGTCCGGCGGCGAGCGGACCCTCGGCGCGGGGACGACCCGACGCGTCGTTGCCCACCTGCACCTCCACCGGGAAGAGGGGCCCCGCGCCGGCGTCCCACAGAAGCTGGCGTACGGCGTCCTTGGCGGCGATCCGCCCGAGCAACCAGGGCGCGCGGGCGCGCGGCGGGCGTTGCTCGTACGCGGCACGCTCGGCGGCGCCCAGATAGCGCCGCATCACCAGCTCCTGGGATGCGGGGTCGGTCCACCGCCGCCGGGCCAGGCACCAGCCGCCGGGCTGCGGCTCGCCGATCGCGCAGATCTCCGGGGTGAACTTCATCGGCCACACCCGCTCGTCGGCGGCGAAGCGCCGGTACGTCCAACCTTCGAGCCGGGCCCACACCGTTCCGTCTCCGGCTGTGAGTTCCACATCGCCCAGGACGGAGTCGGGCCGAACAGACCGGATACGGGCGACGGCGCGCAGGAGCGCTCCGTCGCGCGGTGCGGGCCCGTACAGGCTCACCCGCTCCAGCGAGGCGGGGAAGACCAGCCGGTCGGCGGTCAGTCTCACCTGCATCCAGTGGCCGAGCAGTTGTCCCGCGGCGTCCAGCAGCGCGCCCGGGGCGGGCAGCGCCCGCAGCACCCCGCGGATGCCGTCGTCGGCGACGGCGGTCACCTCGTGGACCCCGGCGAAAGCCGGACCGTGGAACATCCACCGGTCGCGGTAGAGGGCCCGGGCGCTGACGGGAGGCATCGATGCGCGGGTCAGCGTCGAGAGATCGGGGGCGGGCGGCGCGGCGTGGCGGTCGGCGAGTACGACGATGACACTCGCGCAGCCGCCGATCTCCACCCGTACCCGGCCTGCCCCGGTGCCGGGGGTCACGGTGAACTCGGCGTCGACGGGCGGATCGACGGGCAGCCAGCGCAGGGCTCGTACGTCCTCGAAACCGGTCACCACCCGTCCGGGAACCGCGGTGCGTGCGGCATCGGCGGCCAGTTCCAGCAGGGTCGTCATGGGGACGACGGGGAAGCGGTCCGACGGCTCGGGCCAGGGGTCGGGCTGGAGATAGACGCAGTGGTCGCGGACGTACGGCATGGTGCCGAGGGAGAGCCGTCGCCGGAAGGTGCACGGTGCGACTTCGGCCGGCCGGACGCTTTTCGCACGCCAGGCGTCGGTGACGGCACGCACCGCGTCCTGCGTCTCGCCGGCTACCGCATCGAGGGCCGACAGCACTCCCGCGGGGTCCGTGCCGGAGATCCGGGGAGGGTCGGCCGGACGGAGCGAGGGCGCGGCGGCGCCCAGGCTCACCAGCGGTGAGCCGAGGTCGAGCCGGACGCCCGTCGCCGCCGGTTGTGCCGGACTGTCCGGCTCGCTCGTCGCCAGCCGGTCCCAGCGGGGGTTCAGCCCCTCCGTCCACAACGCAGCGGCCAGGCGGCGCAGTTGCTCGACACCGCTCACGCCGCGCACCGCGCCCGCGGAGAGGGCGAGGTGGTCCCGGCCGTGCAGGGTGTCCGCCACGAAGCCGGGAAGGCTGCCCGGTCCCATTTGCACGAAGGCGCGCACTCCCTCCCCGTACAGCCGTGTCGTCAACTCCCTGAAACGCACCGGCTCCAGCAGATGGCGGAGCACCACGTCCCGCACGTCGTCCTCGGCGCCCGGATAGGCGGCCACCGTGGTCGCCGACCAGACCGGCACGGTCGGTGGCCGCAGCGGCAGTGCGGCGAACGCGCCGCGCACCTGGTCGAGGTACGGCGCCCACATGGGCGTATGGAAGCCCGACCGGAAGGGCAGCTCCTGGGTGAGTACGCCCTGAGCGGCCAGTCGGCCCAGCGCCTCCGACACGGGGCGCGGCTCGCCGCACAGCACCGACTGGTGGGGGCAGTTGTCGTGGCTGACGGCTACACCGCTCAGCCCGTGCAGGGCGGCGGCCGCCTGCCGCGCCCCGCAGCCCAGCGCCGCGTACACCAGATCGGGGACGTCGAGATCGCCCGGCCGCAGCGAGCCAAGGAAGGTGTCGACTGCCTGCTGCGGATACATCCCGGCGACGACCATGGCCGTCCACTCGCCGAGGCTGTGCCCGGCGAACAGGTCGGCCTGGATGTCCAGTTCGGGCAGCACCCGGGCGAAGAGGCGGCCGACGGCGATGGCGTCCAGCGCCCGTTCCACCAGCGTTCTCCCGTCGGTCAGCGCGGGCCGGGGAAGCCCGAACCGGTCGGCGACATCATCGATGTGCGGCGTGAAGTCCGGTTCCAGGCCGGGGAAGACGAATGCCACCCGGCCCTCGCGCGCGAGCAGCGGGCTGGGCGTGAACCACACGCCGCCGCGCCCGCGCCACGGCTTTCCGCGGGCGACTACCGCCGCTGCCAGAGCCCGGCGCTTGGGTGTCAGTCCCAGCACGGCGAGGCGACAGGGTCCTTCGGGCACAGGCAGCAATCCCTGTGGTCCAAAGACCGGCAGCGCCTCCACAAGACGGCCGAGTTCCGCGGGTGAGCCCCCTGCCAGCAGCGTCATACAAGCGGCGGGCGCGGCGGCGCCCGACACCGCCCGCCCGCCCGGGGTGCGGGCCCCCGGCGCCTCTTCCAGCACCACATGCGCGTTGATCCCTCCGAAACCGAAGGCGTTCACACCTGCCCGTCGCGGCAGACGTCCGCGGTGCCACGGCTCCGCCTGCGTCACCGGGCGCATGCGCGTGCCCGCGAAGCCCTCGTGCGGCTCCTGGAGATGCAGAGTCGGGGGCAGCGTCCCGTCGTGCACGGCGAGTACGGCCTTGATCAGCCCGGCCATTCCGGAGGCCTGCATCGTGTGGCCGAGCATCGACTTCACGGACCCCATGGCGACCGGTTCCGCCCCGGGCGTGCGCGGGCCGAAGACCTTGGCCAGGGTGGTGAGTTCGGCCTCGTCGCCGATGGGTGTCCCGGTGCCGTGCGCCTCCAGCAGCCCGAGCGCCCCTGGTGCGAGGGGATCGAGCCCCGCCCGTTGCCATGCCTGGCGCAGGGCACGCACCTGGCCGTCCACCAGGGGGCTCATGAGGCTGGCGGCGCGGCCGTCGCCGGCGACGCCGGCCCCCCGTACGACGGCATAGACGCGGTCGCCGTCGCGTTCGGCGTCCGCCAGGCGCTTGAGCAGGACGACGCCGGTGCCCTCCGACAGCAGCGTGCCGTCGGCGCGGCGGTCGAAAGGACGGATGCACTGACTCGGGCTGAGCGCCCGGAGCTGGGTGAAGACGCTCCAGAGCGTGGCGATATGACAGTGGTGCACGGCCCCGGCGACCACCAGGTCACAACTGCCGCCGGCCAGCAGACCGGCGCCCTGCTCGACGGCGAGCAGCGAGGAGGCACAGGCTGCGTCGATGGTGTACGCGGGGCCGCGGAAGTCGAGACGGTTGGCGGTCCTGGCGGCGGTGAAGCTGGGTACGAGACCGATGGACGCCTCGGGCCGCTCGGGACCCAGCCCGGCCTGGAAGGCTTCGCGTAACTCGGTGATGCGCTTCTCGCCGAGTTCGGGGGCGAGTTCGCGCAGTGTCGCCGCGAGCTGGTGGGCGGTGCGCACCCGCTGGTCGAGGCGCGCGGTCGCGACGCCCATGAAGCCGCCACGTCCGAGGATGACGCCGATTCGGGACCGGTCGGCGGGCAGCCGTTCCTCGCCCCCGGCATCGGCCACGGCCTCGGCGATGACCCGCAGGGCGAGCAGCTGATCGGGCTCCGCGCCCGCCACGGCGGCGGGCATGATGCCGAAACGGGTCGGCTCGAAGGCGGTGAGCTCGTCGATGAAGCCGCCGCGCCGGCAGTAGAAGTGGTCGCTGCGGACGGGTCCTTCGGTGCCGTCGGGGTCGTAGTAGACCTCGGGGTCCCAGCGGCCGGGCGGTACGTCGCTGATGGCGTCCGTGCCCGCGAAGAGATTGCGCCTGTACGCGGCGAGGTCGGCGGCTCCGGGGAAGACGGCGCCCATGCCGATGATCGCGGCGTCGGTCGGCCCGGGACCGCGACGCTCCTCAGCCATGGCGGGACTCCACCGGGTCCTGTGCGACGAGGACGACCTGGCCGGTGGTGCCGTGGGCCAGTTCGGCGAGGAGGGCGGCCGTGCCCGCGGCCGGATCGAGGAGGGGGATGCCGCGGCTCGCGTACATCCGCTCCAGCTCGGGGGTGACCATGCCGCCCGCCTCGGCCGCCCAGGGGCCCCAGTCGACGGCGAGCACCCGGCCCGGGAAGCGCTGCGACCAGGAGGAGGCGGCCAGGGTGTCCAGGGCTTCGTTGGCGGCCGCGTAGTCCGCCTGACCGCGGTTGCCGAAGACACCGGCGACGCTGCCGAAGAGGACGAGGAAGCAGGGCGACGGGCCGTCGGCGGCGGCGAGGAGATGACGGGCGCCGTCGACCTTGGTCGCGAACACCCGGGCGAAGGACGCCGGGTCCTTGTCGCACAACAGCTTGTCCTCGATGGTTCCTGCGCCGTGCACGATGCCGTCGAGGCGGCCGTGACGGTCGCGTATGTCACCGATCACGTCGCGTACGGCATCGGGATGGGTGACGTCCGCCGCGTGGTACCGCACCGAGGCGGCCGTGCCGGTGAGGTCGGCGAGGGTGGTACGGATCTCGCGCGCGGCGAGGATACGGGTCGCGGCAGCCTCGACCTCGGCCGGGGTGCGCAGACCTTGGCGGACGAGGGCCGCGCGCAGGGCGACCCGGTCGTGGGCGTCGGCGACGGACGGGTCCTCGGCGTCGTCGGGGAGCGGGGTGCGGCCGATGAGTTCGATGTGGCAGCCGGTGGCCTCGGCCAGTGCGACGGCGGTACGGGCGGTGATACCGCGGGCCCCGCCGGTAAGCAGTACCACCGCGTCGCGGCCGAGCGGGAGCGGTGGCTCCGGTTCACCGGCGAAGAGCGGGACGGCGACGGTACGAAGGGTCGCGCGGGTGCCGTTGGTGTAGCCGATGGCCACGGGCTCCTCGAGAGCGCACAGTTCGGCGATCAGATGGGCGGCGATCCGCTCGGGACGGTCCTTGGGGTCCACGTCCACGGCGCGCACCGCGGTGCCGGGGTGCTCGATCGCCGCGGTACGGGCGAACCCGTACAGGCCGGCGCCGGGGATAGGGTCGGACGCCGAGCCCGGCACCACCTGCGAGGGCGCGGTCCTGCCGAAGGCGCCACCGCGGCCGGTGACGAGCAGCAGCCGGCGGGGGCCCGCCGTCAGGATCCGGCGCAGGGCGCCGAAGGTCTCGGGAAGCACGGGGTCGGGTGCGGGACGCAGCGAGCTCAGGTCGACGACGCCGTCGGCACCGGCCGCGTCCGCGAGCCGCTCGGGGTGAAGGGTGCGTACCTCGGCGCCGTGGGACTCCAGCGCAGCGGCGAGTGCGGCGGCGACGCCGAGGCCGTCGTCGACGACGGCCAGCCGGAGGCCGGGCAGTACATCGGCGGGGTCGTGGCCGGCGGGCGGTCCCACCGGGACGACCTCGACCAGAAGCCGGGAGACCCGAGCCGGTAGGACCGGTTCGCAGGACGGCTCGTCGGCAGAGGCGGGGGCCGCGGTGTCCGGTTCCGTTGTCGTGCGGCGGGCGACGATCCAGTCGACGATGCCGCTGATGGTCTTCAGCCGGGACAACTCCTCGACGGCCGACTCCGCCGGGCCGTCCGCGCCGCGCGCGAGCCCGATCCGGTCGGAAAGGGCCCCGATGATCTCGACGCGCTTGATGGAGTCCACCGAGAGGTCTGCCTCCAGGTCCAGTGCGGGGTCGAGCATCTCCCTGGGGTAGCCGGTGCGTTTGTGGACGATCTCCAGTACGGCGTCGAGAAGTTGGTCCGGCGTC
This window of the Streptomyces sp. SLBN-118 genome carries:
- a CDS encoding beta-ketoacyl synthase N-terminal-like domain-containing protein, which codes for MAEERRGPGPTDAAIIGMGAVFPGAADLAAYRRNLFAGTDAISDVPPGRWDPEVYYDPDGTEGPVRSDHFYCRRGGFIDELTAFEPTRFGIMPAAVAGAEPDQLLALRVIAEAVADAGGEERLPADRSRIGVILGRGGFMGVATARLDQRVRTAHQLAATLRELAPELGEKRITELREAFQAGLGPERPEASIGLVPSFTAARTANRLDFRGPAYTIDAACASSLLAVEQGAGLLAGGSCDLVVAGAVHHCHIATLWSVFTQLRALSPSQCIRPFDRRADGTLLSEGTGVVLLKRLADAERDGDRVYAVVRGAGVAGDGRAASLMSPLVDGQVRALRQAWQRAGLDPLAPGALGLLEAHGTGTPIGDEAELTTLAKVFGPRTPGAEPVAMGSVKSMLGHTMQASGMAGLIKAVLAVHDGTLPPTLHLQEPHEGFAGTRMRPVTQAEPWHRGRLPRRAGVNAFGFGGINAHVVLEEAPGARTPGGRAVSGAAAPAACMTLLAGGSPAELGRLVEALPVFGPQGLLPVPEGPCRLAVLGLTPKRRALAAAVVARGKPWRGRGGVWFTPSPLLAREGRVAFVFPGLEPDFTPHIDDVADRFGLPRPALTDGRTLVERALDAIAVGRLFARVLPELDIQADLFAGHSLGEWTAMVVAGMYPQQAVDTFLGSLRPGDLDVPDLVYAALGCGARQAAAALHGLSGVAVSHDNCPHQSVLCGEPRPVSEALGRLAAQGVLTQELPFRSGFHTPMWAPYLDQVRGAFAALPLRPPTVPVWSATTVAAYPGAEDDVRDVVLRHLLEPVRFRELTTRLYGEGVRAFVQMGPGSLPGFVADTLHGRDHLALSAGAVRGVSGVEQLRRLAAALWTEGLNPRWDRLATSEPDSPAQPAATGVRLDLGSPLVSLGAAAPSLRPADPPRISGTDPAGVLSALDAVAGETQDAVRAVTDAWRAKSVRPAEVAPCTFRRRLSLGTMPYVRDHCVYLQPDPWPEPSDRFPVVPMTTLLELAADAARTAVPGRVVTGFEDVRALRWLPVDPPVDAEFTVTPGTGAGRVRVEIGGCASVIVVLADRHAAPPAPDLSTLTRASMPPVSARALYRDRWMFHGPAFAGVHEVTAVADDGIRGVLRALPAPGALLDAAGQLLGHWMQVRLTADRLVFPASLERVSLYGPAPRDGALLRAVARIRSVRPDSVLGDVELTAGDGTVWARLEGWTYRRFAADERVWPMKFTPEICAIGEPQPGGWCLARRRWTDPASQELVMRRYLGAAERAAYEQRPPRARAPWLLGRIAAKDAVRQLLWDAGAGPLFPVEVQVGNDASGRPRAEGPLAAGLQLSLAHKDRLAVAYAHPSQAVGIDIETVTDDPEALSRIALTPDERELAAQFAAREGCGRAQALTALWCAKEAAAKAEGTGLGGRLRQWTVTDGPSGLRVLSPEDRSHAVRISTVDDLPGQDSCPATHVVARTLPPTPDPAGGRP
- a CDS encoding phosphopantetheine-binding protein, translating into MTSDPIAEQILAEITAMLVETVGDEFLLADEVTPDTTFNEDLALESIEFVALAELLHQRYGAAVDLIAFLAEKDMEEILAMTVGDLVSHIAGTPAPACATAAAPTVAGAPAPAPAG
- a CDS encoding alpha/beta fold hydrolase; this translates as MAEIIANSLRFHVQRLPRADTGGEAGARVVFLHGLVVDNLSSFYCTLAVPAARAGHDVVLYDLRGHGRTERPASGYDTATAVRDLTALLGALGLDEHPVHLVGNSFGGTLALHTALARPDLVAGLILIEAPLSGPWIENMLDTLSVAALDLEGSQVPRELASLGARKAARLTATADELLNRTTLIDDIAAGRPFAARDFARVRCPVLAVCGEHSELAAGARELARHAPDCTVRVVPGLGHDVLQGGTAELQRAVLDRLAEAVRRQPEAVTV